The following coding sequences are from one uncultured Bacteroides sp. window:
- a CDS encoding two-component regulator propeller domain-containing protein: MKKLLLLAILLRVCLLVDARISSHKLMDQYSFSAITIKDGLLHNYINAIYKDSRGFLWVSTQNGLSRYDGYSFTQYNISSKGVHLKNNFINQVCEDNFNRLWIASEAGFEVLNLKTNTLDKIDFSAFRIDELTQSAIYFVRKDHKGRIWLATQDNLFMLSFDQEGNLLQLTPLYSTYERHSNPITVLKEIDNEMWIGYNRDIYSVKKGKNKLLLKRVFTKHIFDSSTRIHCFCKRNKDIWVGTNKGLYRYNIANNTYKQYESYENRTTSLSQNYITDITLTYRNELMIGTLKGLNFYDPLNDNFIRISHTGEVSEKSINSNFINCLYSDGKIVWIGTRIGGLNKMVNRNLQMQTYIHHFNDPSSLSDNPVNAIFEDKRGNLWVGNVEGGLNLRKKGSDGFIHFTHQTNNPNSLSHNSVCSFTEDNQDQLWIGTWGNGINILNTNNISKKSPFKRYNTENSSLKNDFVGALAFDKLNNGIWVGTSEGINFFDLKEKRFINITLPTDKFPNNPTNGMLIDTKSRLWIGTSHGVIVIDLFSFAKRRSDIRYHYMEYKLNDKETLLIEKINCIFEDKQGTIWLGSNGYGLYKLESDNQYPYKFSNLTTQNGLADNTIFGILDDKRGNLWLSTNSGLSHYDKTTHNFTNYSESDGLLSDQFYWNAYYKSANGTLFFGCLDGMIGVEDVLQTPNKEKNKVVFTNLSVLNEDITQGNNKYIKNDISWAKKLSLHERDKSFSIEFSSLNFETTDKTRYLYRLKGFDSEWIETNSKRHFASYTNLRSGHYTFEVKVLDYLHPENSETTKLSIEIAPFFYKTWWFFLLILFIIGLVTAYIYQLRIASYKEQKRILTEKVKERTLTLEEKMKVLSQQNELLIQQKKQLVELSKKIQEITTDKISFFTNITHEFRTPITLIIGPIERALKLSKNPVVIEQLNIVERNSKSLLELVNQLLDFRKIESGKITINKQSNNLLSFINNLTLPFQVFAKERKIEVRTIIHLKHTHYYYDEEWIRKMLVNLLSNAVKFTPDGGLVTLYLYSFLNAEGSESIYISISDSGVGILEDDLNRIFDRFYQSRQHVKFPVYGQSGTGIGLYLCKRIVQQHGGNIYARNNHKKGASIRVILPLQADYNTEQTAVDMDIVPENNSVPSDTTAENNSKQNLLNILVVEDNSDMRTYIRSILSLEYHILEASNGSEALAILEKNTVDFIISDLMMPVMNGIELSKCIKENLAISHIPLLILTAKISEDSRLESYRIGVDEYLQKPFDEELLKVRIKNIFNNRKQNQMRFSREFDPTTLQIDEESRDNKFMTSILSVIEKNYKNSDFEVSDFASAMNISKTLLNQKLQNLVGQPSVKFISSYRLKKAWNLIQINKITKNLNISEIAYEVGFNDPKYFSRCFQKEFGMLPSAILSASEEVSDNC, encoded by the coding sequence ATGAAAAAACTCCTATTGTTAGCAATACTTCTCAGAGTCTGTCTGCTTGTCGATGCCCGAATATCATCGCATAAATTGATGGATCAATATAGTTTTTCAGCAATAACAATTAAAGATGGATTGCTGCACAACTATATTAATGCCATCTATAAAGATAGTCGCGGCTTCTTGTGGGTGTCTACACAGAATGGACTTTCCAGATATGACGGCTACAGTTTCACACAATATAATATTTCATCGAAAGGAGTTCATCTAAAGAACAATTTCATAAACCAAGTATGCGAAGATAATTTTAACCGCCTTTGGATTGCTTCTGAAGCAGGATTCGAAGTGCTCAATTTAAAGACAAACACGCTGGATAAAATTGATTTTTCAGCATTTCGAATAGATGAATTAACACAATCAGCAATTTATTTTGTAAGAAAAGATCACAAAGGGAGAATATGGTTAGCAACACAAGATAATCTTTTCATGCTTTCTTTTGATCAAGAAGGGAATTTACTTCAATTAACCCCACTCTACTCTACCTACGAAAGGCACTCTAATCCCATAACAGTTCTGAAGGAAATCGACAATGAAATGTGGATAGGCTATAACCGTGATATATATAGCGTCAAGAAAGGAAAAAATAAATTACTTCTTAAGCGGGTATTTACCAAACATATTTTTGATAGCTCTACGCGTATACATTGTTTCTGTAAAAGGAATAAAGATATTTGGGTTGGGACTAACAAAGGACTCTATCGCTATAACATTGCTAATAATACATACAAACAATATGAGTCATACGAAAATAGAACAACTTCGCTCAGTCAAAACTACATAACGGATATAACACTAACATATAGAAATGAACTCATGATAGGCACACTTAAAGGATTAAATTTCTACGATCCTTTAAATGACAATTTTATACGCATCAGCCACACGGGAGAAGTCTCTGAAAAAAGTATCAATTCAAACTTTATAAACTGTCTGTATTCAGACGGAAAGATTGTATGGATTGGCACTCGGATCGGAGGATTAAACAAAATGGTCAACCGCAATTTACAGATGCAAACCTACATACACCACTTCAATGACCCTTCTTCCTTATCCGACAATCCAGTTAATGCTATTTTTGAAGACAAGAGAGGCAATCTATGGGTAGGCAATGTAGAAGGAGGGCTTAATTTACGAAAAAAAGGGAGTGATGGTTTTATACATTTCACACATCAAACCAATAATCCAAACAGCTTGAGCCATAACTCCGTCTGTTCCTTTACAGAAGATAACCAAGACCAATTATGGATAGGAACATGGGGAAATGGAATTAACATTTTGAACACCAATAACATCTCAAAAAAATCACCATTCAAAAGATACAATACAGAAAATAGCTCTTTAAAAAACGACTTTGTGGGTGCATTGGCTTTTGACAAGCTAAATAATGGAATTTGGGTAGGAACTTCTGAAGGAATAAATTTCTTCGATCTAAAAGAGAAAAGATTTATAAACATTACTCTTCCCACGGATAAGTTTCCAAACAATCCAACAAACGGCATGTTAATTGATACAAAATCCCGTTTATGGATAGGAACTTCTCACGGAGTCATTGTTATAGACTTGTTCTCTTTTGCTAAGCGTCGTTCAGATATTCGTTATCATTACATGGAATATAAGCTTAACGATAAAGAAACGCTATTAATAGAAAAGATTAATTGCATCTTCGAAGATAAACAAGGAACAATATGGTTAGGTAGTAATGGTTATGGTCTGTATAAATTGGAATCTGACAACCAATACCCTTATAAATTTTCCAATCTAACAACCCAAAATGGCCTAGCGGATAACACTATTTTCGGAATATTAGATGATAAGAGAGGAAATCTTTGGCTCAGCACTAATTCCGGGCTCTCACATTATGATAAAACAACCCATAACTTCACTAATTACTCAGAATCAGACGGTTTACTTTCCGACCAATTCTACTGGAATGCATACTATAAATCAGCCAATGGTACTCTTTTCTTTGGCTGCCTCGATGGAATGATAGGGGTAGAAGATGTTTTACAAACTCCTAACAAAGAGAAAAACAAAGTTGTTTTTACCAATTTATCTGTTTTGAATGAAGATATAACTCAGGGTAATAACAAATATATCAAAAATGATATCAGTTGGGCTAAAAAATTGTCTTTACATGAACGTGATAAATCATTCTCCATTGAATTTTCATCTCTCAATTTTGAGACAACAGATAAAACCAGGTATCTATACCGCTTAAAAGGATTTGATAGCGAATGGATAGAGACAAACTCTAAACGACATTTTGCCAGTTATACAAACTTGAGATCGGGGCATTACACATTTGAAGTAAAAGTTTTAGATTATTTGCATCCCGAGAATAGTGAAACGACAAAATTATCAATAGAGATAGCTCCTTTTTTCTATAAAACATGGTGGTTTTTCCTCCTTATCCTATTTATTATAGGATTAGTAACAGCCTATATCTACCAACTCAGAATAGCCTCCTATAAAGAGCAAAAGCGTATTTTGACTGAAAAAGTAAAAGAAAGAACTTTAACATTAGAAGAAAAAATGAAAGTGCTTTCTCAGCAGAATGAGTTACTTATCCAACAAAAAAAACAGTTAGTTGAACTTTCAAAAAAAATACAAGAGATTACTACTGACAAAATTTCCTTCTTCACAAATATTACGCACGAATTCCGTACTCCTATCACATTGATAATCGGACCGATAGAACGTGCATTAAAGTTAAGTAAAAATCCTGTAGTAATAGAACAGCTAAATATTGTGGAAAGAAACTCAAAGTCTTTACTAGAGCTTGTTAACCAATTACTTGATTTTAGAAAAATAGAATCGGGAAAGATTACCATAAATAAGCAAAGTAACAACTTACTCTCTTTTATTAATAATCTAACCCTTCCCTTCCAAGTATTTGCCAAAGAAAGAAAGATTGAAGTACGTACGATTATCCATTTGAAACATACTCATTACTACTATGACGAAGAGTGGATACGTAAGATGCTCGTCAATTTACTATCAAATGCTGTAAAATTCACCCCTGATGGTGGGTTAGTTACTCTTTATCTATACTCTTTTCTTAATGCTGAAGGATCAGAATCAATATATATATCTATATCCGATTCAGGAGTGGGTATTCTCGAAGATGATTTAAACCGTATTTTCGATCGTTTCTATCAATCTCGCCAACATGTAAAGTTCCCGGTATACGGACAAAGTGGAACCGGTATAGGACTCTATTTGTGCAAACGAATTGTCCAACAACATGGAGGCAATATATATGCTCGCAATAATCATAAAAAGGGAGCTTCAATACGAGTCATATTACCTTTACAAGCTGATTATAATACTGAGCAAACAGCAGTAGATATGGATATAGTGCCTGAAAATAATTCAGTGCCTTCTGATACAACAGCAGAAAATAATTCGAAACAAAATCTTTTAAATATTCTAGTAGTAGAAGATAATTCTGATATGAGAACTTATATTCGTTCTATCTTATCATTAGAATACCATATTTTAGAAGCTTCTAATGGGTCTGAAGCACTAGCTATATTAGAAAAGAATACAGTTGATTTCATTATCAGTGATTTAATGATGCCGGTTATGAACGGCATTGAACTTTCCAAATGCATCAAGGAAAATCTAGCAATATCACATATTCCTTTGCTCATTCTCACCGCCAAAATATCTGAAGATAGCCGTTTGGAAAGCTATCGAATAGGAGTTGATGAATATTTGCAAAAACCTTTCGATGAAGAGCTACTAAAAGTTCGCATTAAAAACATATTCAATAATCGCAAACAAAACCAAATGCGCTTTTCTCGAGAATTTGATCCAACCACTTTACAAATAGATGAAGAATCTCGAGATAATAAATTTATGACATCTATTCTTTCTGTAATCGAAAAGAATTATAAAAATTCCGATTTTGAAGTCAGCGATTTTGCTTCAGCTATGAATATTAGCAAAACCTTACTAAATCAGAAACTACAAAACCTAGTAGGGCAACCAAGTGTAAAATTCATTAGTAGTTATCGCCTTAAAAAAGCATGGAACCTGATACAGATCAATAAAATAACGAAGAACTTAAATATTTCAGAAATAGCTTATGAAGTAGGCTTTAATGACCCAAAATATTTTTCACGTTGTTTTCAAAAAGAGTTTGGAATGCTACCTAGCGCTATCCTCTCCGCCTCTGAAGAAGTAAGTGATAATTGCTAA
- a CDS encoding sigma-70 family RNA polymerase sigma factor has protein sequence MNESIEQEFISVIKEYERVIYKVCYLYTTQNATLNDLYQEVTINIWRAYPKFRHECKVSTWIYRIALNTCISFIRKEKNVPEIIALTQNESEWMVEEQDDIHAMLKELHRLINQLGQLDKSIILLYLEEKSYEEIAEITGLTVTNVATKLSRIKDKLKRMKKNNDQ, from the coding sequence ATGAATGAAAGTATAGAACAGGAATTCATATCTGTAATAAAAGAGTACGAGCGAGTCATCTATAAGGTCTGCTATCTCTATACTACTCAAAACGCGACCCTTAATGATCTTTATCAGGAGGTGACCATTAATATCTGGAGAGCATACCCTAAATTTCGGCATGAATGCAAAGTATCCACTTGGATCTATCGAATTGCTTTAAATACCTGCATCAGTTTTATTCGTAAAGAGAAAAATGTACCTGAAATTATAGCTCTCACTCAAAATGAGTCTGAATGGATGGTCGAAGAACAAGATGATATACATGCTATGCTCAAAGAGCTGCATCGACTCATCAATCAACTAGGACAACTCGATAAGTCTATCATTCTTCTCTATCTTGAAGAAAAAAGCTACGAAGAAATTGCTGAGATAACCGGATTAACAGTGACTAATGTTGCCACAAAGCTAAGCCGTATCAAAGACAAATTAAAAAGAATGAAGAAAAACAACGACCAATAA